In Candidatus Cohnella colombiensis, one DNA window encodes the following:
- the hemA gene encoding glutamyl-tRNA reductase codes for MHLIMVGLNYRTAPVEVRERFAVLEQELPAALDALKQTTSILEGVVVATCNRTEVYAVVDRLHLCGHFIRNFMERWFDIPVHEFTSHLYMYEDDQAVNHLFRVTSGLDSMIIGETQILGQVKDAFLLAQQQKMTGTLFNRLFKQAITLAKRAHSRTSIGENAVSVSYAAVELGKRIFGRFDNKKVMIVGAGKMSELTAQHLHSNGANDVVVVNRTIEKAQELASKFQGRALAMDNAYQQLEDADIVISSTGAERFIISRSHVEAAMMKRKKRPLFLVDIAVPRDIDPACGDIPNVFLYDIDDLEGIVENNLDQRRKEAVLIEEMIELEQEAYQDWYATLGVRPLIRALQEKAETIHETTLDSIMRKLPELDERQEKVIRKLTKSIVSQMIHDPILRIKELSAQRRSEDAMKLFVELFDLKDQVTQLKLEEKLRQEAAMNAKVIEAKSSTGLDVDGLLSKLASALH; via the coding sequence GTGCATCTAATTATGGTTGGTCTAAATTATCGTACTGCTCCAGTTGAAGTACGTGAACGATTTGCTGTATTAGAGCAAGAGTTGCCAGCCGCACTGGATGCGTTGAAGCAGACGACGAGCATCCTCGAGGGCGTAGTTGTTGCGACATGTAACCGTACGGAAGTTTATGCAGTCGTAGACCGTTTGCACCTCTGTGGACACTTTATCCGTAACTTTATGGAACGGTGGTTTGACATTCCTGTCCATGAGTTCACATCGCATCTCTATATGTATGAAGATGATCAGGCGGTTAACCATCTATTCAGAGTAACGAGTGGTCTTGATTCCATGATCATCGGAGAGACTCAAATTTTAGGACAAGTCAAAGACGCATTTTTGCTTGCACAGCAACAGAAAATGACGGGGACGCTATTTAATCGACTGTTCAAACAAGCAATAACGTTAGCTAAGCGCGCTCATTCACGTACATCCATTGGGGAAAATGCAGTGAGTGTCAGCTATGCTGCAGTTGAGCTTGGCAAGCGAATTTTCGGACGGTTCGATAATAAGAAGGTAATGATAGTAGGTGCGGGTAAGATGAGTGAACTCACCGCACAGCATTTGCATAGTAACGGTGCTAACGATGTAGTGGTTGTTAATCGGACGATCGAAAAAGCGCAGGAGCTTGCTTCTAAATTTCAAGGTCGAGCTCTTGCTATGGACAATGCCTATCAGCAATTAGAGGATGCGGATATTGTCATTAGTAGTACTGGAGCCGAGCGATTTATTATTTCGCGAAGCCATGTGGAAGCTGCAATGATGAAGCGGAAGAAGAGACCGCTATTCCTAGTCGATATAGCTGTGCCGCGCGATATTGACCCAGCATGTGGCGACATTCCTAACGTATTTCTTTATGATATCGATGATCTTGAAGGTATTGTAGAGAATAATCTTGATCAGCGTCGAAAAGAAGCGGTGTTGATTGAAGAGATGATTGAGTTAGAGCAGGAAGCCTATCAGGATTGGTATGCGACTTTAGGCGTTAGACCGCTCATTCGCGCACTGCAAGAAAAAGCAGAAACGATTCATGAAACGACTCTTGATAGCATCATGCGCAAGCTTCCAGAATTGGATGAGCGTCAAGAAAAAGTGATTCGCAAGTTGACGAAGAGTATTGTAAGCCAGATGATTCATGACCCCATTCTAAGAATTAAGGAACTATCTGCACAGCGACGTAGCGAAGATGCAATGAAGCTATTTGTCGAACTTTTCGATCTGAAGGATCAAGTGACCCAGCTTAAGCTTGAGGAGAAATTACGCCAAGAAGCTGCAATGAATGCGAAGGTGATTGAAGCGAAGTCAAGCACCGGTCTAGATGTGGATGGATTGTTGTCCAAGCTCGCAAGTGCGCTTCACTAA
- the ccsA gene encoding cytochrome c biogenesis protein CcsA, whose product MMTQDWLTDAVLYIYALSLIFFVSDAASGNRSVRKIGTGLLVFVWVIQTVYLLVILIQSFTNPELTSREYLFYVSWLLVSASFILNRWLRTEMLVLLVNVVGFGVLALNFMQVPRQHMKLSTEEVVRRLLVVHISFITLAFAVLTISALLGGMYLFLHSRLKKKRWSPVLGRMPSLEKIDLFSSRLALIGIPLFLLALSTGTVSLLIDYDPNNLLDLQVIMAYAAAVAYILYIFRSKISRDNDVMLAMWNLVAYLFLLVDFLASTISSYHQWF is encoded by the coding sequence ATGATGACCCAAGATTGGTTAACCGATGCCGTACTTTATATTTATGCCCTGAGCCTAATTTTTTTCGTATCTGATGCCGCTTCTGGCAATCGGAGTGTGAGGAAAATCGGGACAGGGCTGCTTGTTTTTGTATGGGTGATCCAAACTGTCTACTTACTTGTGATTCTTATTCAGAGCTTTACGAATCCCGAATTAACGTCACGTGAATATTTGTTTTACGTCTCATGGCTACTCGTCTCAGCTTCTTTTATACTGAACAGATGGCTTCGAACTGAGATGTTGGTTCTACTCGTAAATGTAGTTGGTTTTGGTGTATTGGCGTTAAATTTCATGCAAGTACCAAGGCAACATATGAAGCTGTCAACAGAAGAGGTTGTTCGTCGCTTGCTTGTCGTTCACATTAGCTTTATTACGTTAGCTTTTGCAGTGTTGACGATTTCTGCGTTACTTGGCGGAATGTACTTATTTCTCCATTCGCGGTTGAAGAAGAAGCGATGGTCACCTGTACTTGGTCGGATGCCTAGTCTAGAAAAGATTGATCTCTTTTCGTCCCGTCTTGCTCTGATCGGTATTCCCTTGTTTTTACTCGCACTATCAACAGGAACGGTCTCCTTGTTAATCGATTACGATCCTAATAATCTATTGGACCTGCAGGTGATCATGGCGTATGCTGCCGCAGTTGCCTATATCCTCTATATATTTCGTAGTAAAATATCTCGTGACAATGATGTCATGCTTGCGATGTGGAATCTTGTTGCGTATTTGTTTTTACTTGTTGATTTTTTAGCGAGTACGATTTCTTCCTATCATCAATGGTTCTAG
- a CDS encoding NAD(P)-dependent oxidoreductase produces the protein MSQWYPVLLNMSSHRCVVMGGGPVAERKVRGLLEAGAQIRLISPTITSQLQQMVKDGDIEYCAREAVDTDLDDATLVFIATNQSTVNQDMAVKARSRGVLVNVAEESTSGDFIVPATLRRGNLVMAVSASGEGPALASRIIGELAEQYGPEYEHLIDILGEIRTIVKREVSDANERHNLLRAAVTEDALREWSEAAHLDDTEQLLARLRQRAYEEKG, from the coding sequence GTGTCCCAATGGTATCCGGTGCTGCTAAACATGAGTTCTCATCGTTGTGTGGTAATGGGTGGTGGTCCAGTTGCTGAACGAAAGGTGCGAGGGTTATTAGAAGCGGGCGCACAGATTCGTCTCATTAGCCCGACAATCACTTCTCAATTGCAACAAATGGTAAAAGATGGGGATATTGAATATTGTGCGCGTGAAGCAGTGGACACAGATTTAGACGACGCAACACTTGTATTCATAGCAACGAATCAATCGACTGTTAATCAAGATATGGCTGTCAAAGCTAGATCTCGAGGGGTGCTAGTTAACGTTGCTGAGGAAAGTACCAGTGGTGATTTCATTGTTCCAGCAACGTTGCGACGCGGAAATCTTGTGATGGCTGTCAGTGCTTCAGGAGAAGGACCTGCGCTTGCATCTCGAATTATTGGAGAGCTTGCTGAGCAATATGGGCCGGAATATGAGCATCTAATTGATATTTTGGGTGAAATTCGTACGATCGTGAAACGGGAAGTTAGCGATGCTAACGAGCGACACAATCTGTTAAGAGCAGCGGTCACCGAAGATGCACTTCGCGAATGGAGCGAAGCAGCTCACTTGGATGATACGGAGCAATTGTTAGCGCGTCTAAGACAAAGAGCGTATGAAGAAAAGGGGTAG
- the hemC gene encoding hydroxymethylbilane synthase, with translation MRHIIVGSRQSALALTQTNQTIDQLRELCAANNLAYTFEVKPIITRGDRILDVTLSKVGGKGLFVKEIEQALLDEEIDFAIHSMKDMPFELPEGLIVGAVPVREDARDCVITNKAHSLEELPQGARIGTSSLRRAAQLQAFRSDFQIESIRGNIDTRLRKLQEGEFDAILLAGAGMHRMGWKDKITDYIPASLCLPAVGQGALAVECREADQEVRQLLQLLNDPTTERTVAAERRLLGLLNGGCQVPIGAYAVEHSDDPTMLTLTGMVAAPDGSTVLKESFSGTDPEQVGEQVAQALLNRGAGQLLVEVSE, from the coding sequence ATGCGACACATTATCGTCGGCAGCAGACAAAGCGCATTGGCGCTTACACAGACGAATCAGACGATAGATCAACTGCGCGAGCTATGTGCAGCCAACAATCTAGCGTACACATTTGAAGTGAAACCGATTATTACGCGTGGAGATCGAATTTTGGATGTTACGTTATCCAAAGTTGGAGGTAAAGGCTTATTCGTGAAAGAAATTGAGCAAGCGCTGCTTGATGAAGAGATCGATTTCGCAATACATAGTATGAAGGATATGCCGTTCGAGCTTCCTGAAGGGCTTATCGTAGGTGCTGTCCCGGTGAGAGAGGATGCACGTGATTGCGTCATTACGAATAAAGCTCACAGCTTAGAGGAGCTCCCTCAAGGAGCACGGATTGGAACAAGCAGTCTCAGAAGAGCAGCTCAACTGCAAGCGTTCAGATCCGATTTTCAGATTGAATCTATTCGTGGCAATATCGATACGAGACTTCGCAAGCTGCAAGAAGGTGAATTCGATGCCATATTGCTCGCAGGTGCAGGGATGCATCGGATGGGGTGGAAGGATAAAATTACAGATTATATCCCTGCCAGCCTCTGCTTACCCGCTGTAGGTCAAGGAGCATTAGCAGTGGAATGCCGTGAAGCGGATCAAGAGGTTCGACAATTATTACAATTGCTGAATGATCCAACAACAGAGCGTACTGTGGCTGCTGAACGTCGTTTGCTAGGGCTGCTCAATGGCGGCTGCCAAGTACCGATTGGAGCGTATGCCGTTGAACATAGTGATGATCCAACTATGCTAACTTTGACAGGAATGGTCGCAGCACCAGATGGCAGTACTGTGCTCAAGGAGTCTTTTTCAGGAACAGATCCAGAACAAGTAGGCGAGCAAGTGGCACAGGCGTTGTTGAACCGTGGAGCAGGACAATTGCTAGTGGAAGTGAGTGAATAG